A part of Saccopteryx bilineata isolate mSacBil1 chromosome 10, mSacBil1_pri_phased_curated, whole genome shotgun sequence genomic DNA contains:
- the HHATL gene encoding protein-cysteine N-palmitoyltransferase HHAT-like protein isoform X1, translating into MGIKTALPAAELGLYSLVLSGALAYAGRGLLEASQDGAHRKAFRESVRPGWEYIGRKMDVADFEWVMWFTSFRNVIIFTLSGHVLFAKLCTMVAPQLRSWMYAVYGALAVVGTMGPWYLLLLLGHCVSLYAASLLGQPWLCLGLGMASLASFKLDPLISWQNGFVTGTFDLQEVLFQGGSGFTVLRCTSFALESCAHPDRHYSLADLLKYNFYLPFFFFGPIMTFDRFHAQVSQVEPVRREGELWHIRAQAGLSVVAIVAVDIFFHFFYILTIPSDLKFANRLPDSALAGLAYSNLVYDWVKAAVLFGVVNTVARLDHLDPPQPPKCITALYVFSETHFDRGINDWLCKYVYDHIGGEHSAVIPELVASVATFVVTTLWLGPCDIVYLWSILNCFGLNFELWVLKLAEWGPLAQIEASLSEQMSRRVRAIFGAINFWAIIMYNLVSLNSLEFTELVARRLLLTGEGGQSGDTGHARQQPQNCPPHPRSPGTRQGGPAAWERREESPKGRC; encoded by the exons ATGGGCATCAAGACAGCGTTGCCGGCGGCGGAGCTGGGCCTGTACTCCCTGGTGCTGAGCGGGGCCCTGGCCTATGCTGGCAGGGGCCTCCTTGAGGCTTCTCAAG ATGGGGCCCACAGGAAGGCCTTCCGGGAGTCTGTGCGACCCGGCTGGGAGTACATTGGTCGGAAGATG GATGTGGCTGACTTCGAGTGGGTGATGTGGTTCACTTCCTTCCGCAACGTCATCATCTTCACCCTCTCCGGACACGTGCTGTTCGCTAAACTCTGCACGATGGTTGCCCCTCAG CTCCGCTCCTGGATGTATGCTGTGTACGGGGCCCTGGCCGTGGTGGGCACGATGGGCCCATGgtacctgctgctgctgctcggcCACTGTGTCAGCCTCTATGCAGCCTCCCTCCTGGGTCAGCCCTGGCTCTGTCTGGGCCTCGGCATGGCCAGCCTGGCCTCCTTCAAGCTGGACCCCCTAATCTCCTGGCAG AACGGGTTTGTAACAGGCACTTTTGATCTTCAAGAGGTGCTGTTTCAAGGGGGCAGCGGCTTCACCGTGCTGCGCTGCACCAGCTTTGCACTGGAGAGCTGTGCCCACCCCGATCGCCACTACTCCCTCGCCGACCTGCTCAAGTACAACTTCTAcctgcctttcttcttcttcgGGCCCATCATGACCTTTGATCGCTTCCACGCCCAG GTGAGCCAGGTGGAGCCGGTGAGGCGCGAGGGCGAGCTGTGGCACATCCGGGCCCAGGCGGGTCTCAGCGTGGTGGCCATCGTGGCCGTGGACATCTTCTTTCACTTCTTCTACATCCTCACCATCCCCAGTGACCTCAAGTTTGCCAACCGCCTGCCGGACAGTGCCCTCG CTGGCTTGGCCTACTCAAACCTGGTGTACGACTGGGTGAAGGCGGCTGTCCTCTTCGGCGTCGTCAACACGGTGGCGCGCCTTGACCACCTGGACCCGCCGCAGCCTCCCAAGTGCATCACGGCGCTCTACGTCTTCTCGGAAAC gcactTCGACCGTGGCATCAACGACTGGCTTTGCAA GTACGTGTACGACCACATCGGCGGGGAGCATTCTGCGGTGATCCCAGAGCTGGTGGCCTCAGTGGCCACGTTTGTCGTCACCACTCTGTGGCTTGGTCCTTGCGACATTGTCTACCTGTGGTCAATTCTTAACTGCTTTGGCCTCAACTTTGAGCTCTGGGTACTGAAGCTAGCAGAGTGGGGGCCCCTAGCACAAATTGAG GCCTCTCTGTCGGAGCAGATGTCCCGCAgggtccgggccatctttggggCCATCAACTTCTGGGCTATCATCATGTACAACCTTGTCAGCCTGAACAGCCTGGAGTTCACAGAGCTGGTCGCCCGGCGCCTGCTACTCACAGGTGAGGGAGGGCAGAGCGGGGACACGGGACATGCCAGGCAGCAACCTCAAAATTGCCCACCTCACCCCAGGTCCCCAGGGACTCGGCAGGGAGGGCCGGCCGCATGGGAGAGGCGTGAGGAGTCGCCAAAGGGGCGGTGCTGA
- the HHATL gene encoding protein-cysteine N-palmitoyltransferase HHAT-like protein isoform X3, which yields MGIKTALPAAELGLYSLVLSGALAYAGRGLLEASQDGAHRKAFRESVRPGWEYIGRKMDVADFEWVMWFTSFRNVIIFTLSGHVLFAKLCTMVAPQLRSWMYAVYGALAVVGTMGPWYLLLLLGHCVSLYAASLLGQPWLCLGLGMASLASFKLDPLISWQNGFVTGTFDLQEVLFQGGSGFTVLRCTSFALESCAHPDRHYSLADLLKYNFYLPFFFFGPIMTFDRFHAQVSQVEPVRREGELWHIRAQAGLSVVAIVAVDIFFHFFYILTIPSDLKFANRLPDSALAGLAYSNLVYDWVKAAVLFGVVNTVARLDHLDPPQPPKCITALYVFSETHFDRGINDWLCKYVYDHIGGEHSAVIPELVASVATFVVTTLWLGPCDIVYLWSILNCFGLNFELWASLSEQMSRRVRAIFGAINFWAIIMYNLVSLNSLEFTELVARRLLLTGEGGQSGDTGHARQQPQNCPPHPRSPGTRQGGPAAWERREESPKGRC from the exons ATGGGCATCAAGACAGCGTTGCCGGCGGCGGAGCTGGGCCTGTACTCCCTGGTGCTGAGCGGGGCCCTGGCCTATGCTGGCAGGGGCCTCCTTGAGGCTTCTCAAG ATGGGGCCCACAGGAAGGCCTTCCGGGAGTCTGTGCGACCCGGCTGGGAGTACATTGGTCGGAAGATG GATGTGGCTGACTTCGAGTGGGTGATGTGGTTCACTTCCTTCCGCAACGTCATCATCTTCACCCTCTCCGGACACGTGCTGTTCGCTAAACTCTGCACGATGGTTGCCCCTCAG CTCCGCTCCTGGATGTATGCTGTGTACGGGGCCCTGGCCGTGGTGGGCACGATGGGCCCATGgtacctgctgctgctgctcggcCACTGTGTCAGCCTCTATGCAGCCTCCCTCCTGGGTCAGCCCTGGCTCTGTCTGGGCCTCGGCATGGCCAGCCTGGCCTCCTTCAAGCTGGACCCCCTAATCTCCTGGCAG AACGGGTTTGTAACAGGCACTTTTGATCTTCAAGAGGTGCTGTTTCAAGGGGGCAGCGGCTTCACCGTGCTGCGCTGCACCAGCTTTGCACTGGAGAGCTGTGCCCACCCCGATCGCCACTACTCCCTCGCCGACCTGCTCAAGTACAACTTCTAcctgcctttcttcttcttcgGGCCCATCATGACCTTTGATCGCTTCCACGCCCAG GTGAGCCAGGTGGAGCCGGTGAGGCGCGAGGGCGAGCTGTGGCACATCCGGGCCCAGGCGGGTCTCAGCGTGGTGGCCATCGTGGCCGTGGACATCTTCTTTCACTTCTTCTACATCCTCACCATCCCCAGTGACCTCAAGTTTGCCAACCGCCTGCCGGACAGTGCCCTCG CTGGCTTGGCCTACTCAAACCTGGTGTACGACTGGGTGAAGGCGGCTGTCCTCTTCGGCGTCGTCAACACGGTGGCGCGCCTTGACCACCTGGACCCGCCGCAGCCTCCCAAGTGCATCACGGCGCTCTACGTCTTCTCGGAAAC gcactTCGACCGTGGCATCAACGACTGGCTTTGCAA GTACGTGTACGACCACATCGGCGGGGAGCATTCTGCGGTGATCCCAGAGCTGGTGGCCTCAGTGGCCACGTTTGTCGTCACCACTCTGTGGCTTGGTCCTTGCGACATTGTCTACCTGTGGTCAATTCTTAACTGCTTTGGCCTCAACTTTGAGCTCTGG GCCTCTCTGTCGGAGCAGATGTCCCGCAgggtccgggccatctttggggCCATCAACTTCTGGGCTATCATCATGTACAACCTTGTCAGCCTGAACAGCCTGGAGTTCACAGAGCTGGTCGCCCGGCGCCTGCTACTCACAGGTGAGGGAGGGCAGAGCGGGGACACGGGACATGCCAGGCAGCAACCTCAAAATTGCCCACCTCACCCCAGGTCCCCAGGGACTCGGCAGGGAGGGCCGGCCGCATGGGAGAGGCGTGAGGAGTCGCCAAAGGGGCGGTGCTGA
- the HHATL gene encoding protein-cysteine N-palmitoyltransferase HHAT-like protein isoform X2, which yields MGIKTALPAAELGLYSLVLSGALAYAGRGLLEASQDGAHRKAFRESVRPGWEYIGRKMDVADFEWVMWFTSFRNVIIFTLSGHVLFAKLCTMVAPQLRSWMYAVYGALAVVGTMGPWYLLLLLGHCVSLYAASLLGQPWLCLGLGMASLASFKLDPLISWQNGFVTGTFDLQEVLFQGGSGFTVLRCTSFALESCAHPDRHYSLADLLKYNFYLPFFFFGPIMTFDRFHAQVSQVEPVRREGELWHIRAQAGLSVVAIVAVDIFFHFFYILTIPSDLKFANRLPDSALAGLAYSNLVYDWVKAAVLFGVVNTVARLDHLDPPQPPKCITALYVFSETHFDRGINDWLCKYVYDHIGGEHSAVIPELVASVATFVVTTLWLGPCDIVYLWSILNCFGLNFELWVLKLAEWGPLAQIEASLSEQMSRRVRAIFGAINFWAIIMYNLVSLNSLEFTELVARRLLLTGFPQTTLAVLFVTYCGVQLVKERERALALEEEKQDKLKPE from the exons ATGGGCATCAAGACAGCGTTGCCGGCGGCGGAGCTGGGCCTGTACTCCCTGGTGCTGAGCGGGGCCCTGGCCTATGCTGGCAGGGGCCTCCTTGAGGCTTCTCAAG ATGGGGCCCACAGGAAGGCCTTCCGGGAGTCTGTGCGACCCGGCTGGGAGTACATTGGTCGGAAGATG GATGTGGCTGACTTCGAGTGGGTGATGTGGTTCACTTCCTTCCGCAACGTCATCATCTTCACCCTCTCCGGACACGTGCTGTTCGCTAAACTCTGCACGATGGTTGCCCCTCAG CTCCGCTCCTGGATGTATGCTGTGTACGGGGCCCTGGCCGTGGTGGGCACGATGGGCCCATGgtacctgctgctgctgctcggcCACTGTGTCAGCCTCTATGCAGCCTCCCTCCTGGGTCAGCCCTGGCTCTGTCTGGGCCTCGGCATGGCCAGCCTGGCCTCCTTCAAGCTGGACCCCCTAATCTCCTGGCAG AACGGGTTTGTAACAGGCACTTTTGATCTTCAAGAGGTGCTGTTTCAAGGGGGCAGCGGCTTCACCGTGCTGCGCTGCACCAGCTTTGCACTGGAGAGCTGTGCCCACCCCGATCGCCACTACTCCCTCGCCGACCTGCTCAAGTACAACTTCTAcctgcctttcttcttcttcgGGCCCATCATGACCTTTGATCGCTTCCACGCCCAG GTGAGCCAGGTGGAGCCGGTGAGGCGCGAGGGCGAGCTGTGGCACATCCGGGCCCAGGCGGGTCTCAGCGTGGTGGCCATCGTGGCCGTGGACATCTTCTTTCACTTCTTCTACATCCTCACCATCCCCAGTGACCTCAAGTTTGCCAACCGCCTGCCGGACAGTGCCCTCG CTGGCTTGGCCTACTCAAACCTGGTGTACGACTGGGTGAAGGCGGCTGTCCTCTTCGGCGTCGTCAACACGGTGGCGCGCCTTGACCACCTGGACCCGCCGCAGCCTCCCAAGTGCATCACGGCGCTCTACGTCTTCTCGGAAAC gcactTCGACCGTGGCATCAACGACTGGCTTTGCAA GTACGTGTACGACCACATCGGCGGGGAGCATTCTGCGGTGATCCCAGAGCTGGTGGCCTCAGTGGCCACGTTTGTCGTCACCACTCTGTGGCTTGGTCCTTGCGACATTGTCTACCTGTGGTCAATTCTTAACTGCTTTGGCCTCAACTTTGAGCTCTGGGTACTGAAGCTAGCAGAGTGGGGGCCCCTAGCACAAATTGAG GCCTCTCTGTCGGAGCAGATGTCCCGCAgggtccgggccatctttggggCCATCAACTTCTGGGCTATCATCATGTACAACCTTGTCAGCCTGAACAGCCTGGAGTTCACAGAGCTGGTCGCCCGGCGCCTGCTACTCACAG GGTTCCCCCAGACCACGCTGGCCGTCCTGTTTGTCACCTACTGTGGTGTTCAGCTGGTGAAGGAGCGAGAGCGAGCCCTGGCactggaggaggagaagcaggacaaACTGAAGCCGGAGTag
- the KLHL40 gene encoding kelch-like protein 40, with translation MALGLEQAEEQRLYQQTLLQDGLKDMLDHGKFLDCVVRVGEREFPCHRLVLAACSPYFRARFLAEPESAGELRLEEVSPDVVAQVLHYLYTSEISLDEGSVQDLFAAAHRFQIPSIFTICVSFLQKRLCLSNCLAVFRLGLLLDCARLAVAARDFICARFSLVARDTDFLGLSADELIAIISSDGLNVEKEEAVFEAVMRWAASGDAEAKAERQRALPTVFESVRCRLLPRAFLESRVERHPLVRAQPELLRKVQMVKDAHEGRLTVLRKKKKEKEAAGTKAAHKGTGEAKTEEDEEDDRVLPGILNDTLRFGMFLQDLIFMISEEGAVAYDPAANECYSASLSTQIPKNHVSLVTKENQVFVAGGLFYNEDNKEDPMSAYFLQFDHLDSEWLGMPPLPSPRCLFGLGEALNSIYVVGGRELKDGERSLDSVMCYDRLSFKWGESDPLPYVVYGHAVLSHMDLVYVIGGKSSDRKCLNKMCVYDPKKFEWKELAPMQTARSLFGATIHDGRIFVAAGVTDTGLTSSVEVYSITDNKWTSFEAFPQERSSLSLVSLAGTLYAIGGFATLETESGELVPTELNDIWRYNEDEKKWEGVLREIAYATGASFLPVRLNVLRMTKM, from the exons ATGGCGCTGGGCTTGGAACAGGCGGAGGAGCAGCGGCTGTACCAGCAGACGCTCCTGCAGGACGGGCTCAAGGACATGCTGGACCACGGCAAGTTCCTGGACTGTGTGGTGCGGGTGGGCGAGCGCGAGTTcccgtgccaccgcctggtgcTGGCCGCCTGCAGCCCCTACTTCCGGGCGCGCTTCCTGGCCGAGCCCGAGAGCGCCGGCGAGCTGCGTCTGGAGGAGGTGTCCCCGGACGTGGTGGCCCAGGTGCTGCACTACCTGTACACGTCGGAGATCTCGCTGGACGAGGGCAGCGTGCAGGATTTGTTCGCCGCGGCGCACCGCTTCCAGATCCCGTCCATCTTCACCATCTGCGTGTCGTTCCTGCAGAAGCGCCTGTGTCTCTCCAACTGCCTGGCCGTCTTCCGCCTCGGGCTCCTGCTCGACTGCGCGCGCCTGGCCGTGGCCGCCCGCGACTTCATCTGCGCGCGTTTCTCGCTGGTGGCGCGCGACACCGACTTCCTCGGGCTCTCGGCCGACGAGCTCATCGCTATCATCTCCAGCGACGGCCTCAACgtggagaaggaggaggcggTGTTCGAGGCGGTGATGCGATGGGCGGCTAGCGGCGACGCGGAGGCCAAGGCCGAGCGCCAGCGCGCGCTGCCCACGGTCTTCGAGAGCGTGCGCTGCCGCCTGCTGCCGCGCGCCTTCCTGGAGAGCCGCGTGGAGCGCCACCCTCTCGTGCGGGCCCAGCCCGAGTTGCTGCGCAAGGTGCAGATGGTGAAGGATGCCCACGAGGGCCGCCTCACCGTGCTGcgcaagaagaagaaggagaaggaggcagcTGGGACCAAGGCGGCCCACAAGGGCACAGGCGAAGCCAAGAcagaggaggacgaggaggatgATCGTGTCCTACCCGGCATCCTCAATGACACTCTGCGCTTTGGCATGTTTCTGCAGGACCTCATCTTCATGATCAGTGAGGAGGGCGCCGTGGCCTATGACCCTGCAGCCAATGAGTGTTACTCTGCCTCGCTCTCCACCCAGATCCCCAAGAACCACGTCAGCCTGGTGACTAAGGAGAACCAGGTCTTCGTGGCTGGGGGTCTCTTCTACAACGAGGACAACAAAGAGGACCCCATGAGTGCTTACTTTTTGCAG TTTGACCACCTGGACTCAGAGTGGCTGGGGATGCCGCCGCTGCCCTCGCCGCGCTGCCTCTTTGGCCTGGGAGAGGCTCTCAACTCCATCTACGTGGTCGGCGGCCGGGAGCTCAAGGACGGGGAGCGCAGCCTGGACTCGGTCATGTGCTACGACAGGCT gtCGTTCAAATGGGGTGAATCAGACCCACTGCCTTATGTGGTGTACGGCCATGCCGTACTTTCCCATATGGACCTTGTCTACGTCATCGGCGGCAAAAGCAGCGACAG gaAGTGCCTGAATAAGATGTGCGTCTATGACCCGAAGAAGTTCGAGTGGAAGGAGCTGGCACCCATGCAAACTGCCCGATCACTCTTCGGGGCCACCATCCATGATGGCCGCATTTTTGTGGCTGCTGGCGTCACGGACACGGGGCTGACCAGCTCGGTGGAGGTGTACAGCATCACAGACAACAA GTGGACGTCCTTTGAGGCCTTCCCGCAGGAGCGCAGCTCGCTCAGCCTGGTCAGCCTGGCGGGCACCCTCTACGCCATCGGTGGCTTTGCCACTCTGGAGACTGAGTCCGGGGAGCTGGTCCCCACAGAGCTCAACGACATCTGGAG ATACAACGAGGATGAGAAGAAGTGGGAGGGCGTTTTGCGGGAGATCGCCTACGCCACCGGTGCTTCCTTCCTACCTGTGCGGCTCAACGTGCTGCGCATGACTAAGATGTGA